The Stappia sp. genome window below encodes:
- a CDS encoding TRAP transporter large permease, which yields MTESLLGLTGFAAALILIGLGFPVAISMGVIGALGYWYLNGWIGVSYILGSSPFESIFPYSFSVIPLFVMMGVFASHAGLSRSLFAVINAHIGHRKGGLAVTTVGASAVFGAICGSSLATVATIGRVALPEMKRHGYDPSLSTATVAAGGTLGVLIPPSVLLVIYGLLTQSSIGQLFIAALVPGVLGALLYAGAIMVRVRLQPEIAPRAERTGWQDRMRHLKKVWPVVLLFVVVIGGIYLGWFSPTEAAAVGAVGAFLLALASGELTRAKLKASVFETAALTGMIFFILIGAALFNFFLENTGLPQFLIDQIRTSGLDPTTVLILILIFYIVLGCFMDSMSMILLTVPLLAPVALELGFDLIWFGIIVVTVAEIGLITPPIGMNLFVVQATARDVTQGTVVRGIFPFILADILRLTLLVAFPALVLWLPSQAF from the coding sequence ATGACTGAATCGCTTCTCGGCCTCACCGGCTTCGCCGCCGCCCTGATCCTGATCGGTCTGGGCTTCCCGGTCGCCATCTCCATGGGGGTGATCGGCGCGCTCGGCTACTGGTATCTGAACGGCTGGATCGGGGTGTCCTACATCCTCGGCTCCAGCCCGTTCGAATCGATCTTTCCCTATTCCTTCTCGGTGATCCCGCTCTTCGTGATGATGGGCGTGTTCGCCTCGCACGCGGGCTTGTCGCGGTCGCTGTTCGCTGTGATCAACGCCCACATCGGCCACCGCAAGGGCGGGCTGGCCGTCACCACGGTGGGCGCGAGCGCGGTGTTCGGCGCGATCTGCGGCTCGTCGCTGGCCACCGTCGCCACCATCGGCCGGGTCGCCCTGCCGGAAATGAAACGGCACGGCTACGACCCGTCGCTGTCCACCGCCACGGTCGCGGCCGGGGGAACGCTCGGCGTTCTGATCCCGCCCTCGGTGCTGCTGGTCATCTACGGACTGCTCACCCAGAGCTCCATCGGGCAGCTGTTCATCGCGGCGCTGGTGCCCGGCGTGCTCGGCGCGCTGCTCTATGCCGGCGCGATCATGGTGCGCGTGCGGCTGCAGCCGGAGATCGCCCCGCGCGCCGAACGCACCGGCTGGCAGGACCGCATGCGCCACCTCAAGAAGGTCTGGCCGGTCGTCCTGCTGTTCGTGGTGGTGATCGGCGGCATCTATCTCGGCTGGTTCTCGCCGACCGAGGCGGCGGCCGTCGGCGCGGTGGGCGCCTTTCTTCTCGCCCTCGCCTCGGGCGAGCTGACCCGCGCGAAGCTCAAGGCCTCCGTCTTCGAAACGGCGGCCCTGACGGGCATGATCTTCTTCATCCTGATCGGCGCGGCGCTGTTCAACTTCTTCCTGGAAAACACCGGCCTGCCGCAGTTCCTGATCGATCAGATCCGCACCTCCGGGCTCGACCCCACCACCGTGCTGATCCTGATCCTGATTTTCTACATCGTGCTGGGGTGTTTCATGGATTCCATGTCCATGATCCTGCTGACGGTACCCCTGCTGGCCCCGGTGGCGCTGGAACTCGGGTTCGATCTCATCTGGTTCGGAATCATCGTGGTCACGGTGGCGGAAATCGGCCTGATCACGCCGCCGATCGGCATGAACCTCTTCGTCGTCCAGGCCACGGCCCGCGACGTGACGCAAGGCACCGTCGTGCGGGGCATCTTCCCCTTCATCCTCGCCGACATCCTGCGCCTGACGCTGCTTGTCGCCTTCCCCGCCCTCGTGCTCTGGCTGCCCTCGCAGGCGTTCTGA
- a CDS encoding aminoacetone oxidase family FAD-binding enzyme: protein MTFDVIVLGAGAAGLMAAATAGQAGSRVLLLDHAEAAGKKILISGGGRCNFTNMETAPDRFLSENPHFAKSALARYTQWDFLALVDRYRIAWHEKTLGQLFCDGSARQIVAMLLEECARGGVEIRLSTPIGEIGHGDGVFRVAGETAPHLVIATGGPSIPKMGASGIAYEIAQRFGLPVVPPRPALVPLTLGEEAQAFRGITGVSCPVTARVGDTAFSEAALFTHRGLSGPAILQASSYWTPGAPVVLELIANAAEILSDARRRSPRSRLRAVLSEHLPNRLAEVLAAHIGLKRELGNTSDADLQRAADTLRALTFHPTGTEGFAKAEVTAGGISTDALSSRTMEAKSVPGLHAIGEAVDVTGWLGGYNFQWAWSSGWAAGRAVSARRQG, encoded by the coding sequence ATGACATTCGACGTGATTGTTCTCGGGGCCGGCGCTGCCGGCCTGATGGCGGCGGCGACGGCGGGACAGGCCGGGTCGCGGGTGCTCCTGCTCGATCATGCCGAGGCGGCGGGCAAGAAGATCCTGATCTCGGGCGGCGGCAGGTGCAACTTCACCAACATGGAAACGGCCCCGGACCGGTTTCTGTCCGAGAACCCGCATTTCGCCAAATCGGCGCTCGCCCGCTACACGCAATGGGACTTCCTCGCGCTGGTCGACCGCTACCGCATTGCGTGGCACGAAAAGACGCTGGGGCAATTGTTCTGCGACGGCTCCGCGCGGCAGATCGTGGCGATGCTGCTCGAGGAATGCGCGCGGGGCGGGGTCGAGATCCGGCTGTCGACGCCGATCGGCGAGATCGGGCATGGCGACGGCGTGTTTCGCGTCGCGGGCGAAACGGCGCCCCATCTGGTGATCGCCACCGGCGGTCCCTCCATTCCGAAGATGGGGGCCTCCGGGATCGCCTATGAGATCGCGCAGCGCTTCGGGCTGCCCGTGGTGCCGCCGCGGCCGGCGCTGGTTCCGCTGACGCTGGGGGAAGAGGCGCAGGCGTTTCGCGGGATCACCGGCGTGTCCTGTCCGGTCACGGCGCGGGTCGGCGACACGGCCTTTTCCGAGGCGGCCCTCTTCACCCATCGCGGGCTGTCGGGGCCGGCGATCCTGCAGGCGTCCTCCTATTGGACGCCCGGCGCGCCGGTCGTGCTGGAACTGATCGCGAACGCCGCGGAGATCCTGAGTGACGCGCGGCGGCGCTCGCCCCGCTCGCGGCTGCGCGCCGTCCTGAGCGAGCACCTACCCAACCGTCTGGCCGAGGTTCTGGCGGCGCATATCGGACTGAAACGGGAATTGGGAAACACCTCGGATGCGGATCTCCAACGCGCCGCCGACACCCTGCGGGCCCTGACCTTCCATCCCACCGGCACCGAAGGCTTCGCCAAGGCCGAGGTGACGGCCGGCGGGATCTCGACCGACGCCCTGTCGTCGCGCACGATGGAGGCGAAGAGCGTTCCCGGTCTCCATGCCATCGGCGAGGCCGTCGATGTGACCGGCTGGCTGGGCGGCTACAATTTCCAGTGGGCCTGGTCTTCCGGGTGGGCGGCCGGCCGGGCCGTCTCCGCAAGGCGCCAGGGCTGA
- a CDS encoding LysR family transcriptional regulator: MRKSNDPAHARSERKRIPSLKAIRVFEAAAHHLSFTRAADELSVSQGAVSHQIKLLEENLGVRVFVRGSKGISLTPQGMLLNETCKRALDEISETLSLIRKVRDTKTLNVSAGPFFALKVIAPRISDFMNENPGLQLHLNNVRSSASSPGPDDVFIEYCEDAPAGTHSFELLREKLVPVCGGDLMGSVESPMDLLRRPDVTRLNYRDLKDWESWLDQERIETGGNHPNLVFDDQHTIIEVVRSGQGIALADRSLIDQDVKAGRIFVISESYIQPSLSYKFVCAEGTVAATSYVDVFRKWLMKEISEIQGRSTSA, encoded by the coding sequence ATGAGGAAATCTAATGACCCGGCGCATGCCAGATCCGAGCGCAAGCGGATCCCGAGCCTGAAGGCCATACGGGTCTTCGAAGCGGCCGCCCATCATCTGAGCTTCACCAGGGCCGCCGACGAGCTCTCCGTCAGCCAGGGCGCCGTCAGCCATCAGATCAAGCTGCTGGAAGAAAATCTCGGCGTTCGCGTCTTCGTGCGTGGCAGCAAGGGGATCTCCCTGACACCGCAGGGCATGCTTCTGAACGAGACCTGCAAACGCGCCCTCGACGAGATCAGCGAAACCCTGTCCCTCATCCGGAAGGTTCGCGACACGAAGACCCTGAACGTCAGTGCGGGGCCGTTCTTCGCCCTGAAGGTGATCGCGCCGCGAATCTCCGACTTCATGAACGAGAATCCGGGATTGCAGCTGCATCTGAACAACGTCCGCTCCAGCGCCTCCTCGCCGGGACCCGACGACGTCTTCATCGAGTATTGCGAGGACGCGCCGGCCGGGACGCATTCCTTCGAGTTGCTGCGCGAAAAGCTCGTTCCCGTGTGCGGCGGCGATCTCATGGGGAGCGTCGAGAGCCCCATGGACCTGCTGCGCCGTCCGGATGTCACCCGTTTGAACTATCGCGACCTGAAGGACTGGGAGAGCTGGCTCGACCAGGAGCGGATCGAGACCGGCGGCAATCACCCCAATCTCGTTTTCGACGACCAGCACACGATCATCGAGGTCGTCCGTTCCGGTCAGGGGATCGCGCTCGCGGATCGCTCCCTCATCGACCAGGACGTGAAGGCCGGCCGGATCTTCGTGATCTCCGAGAGCTATATCCAGCCGTCGCTGTCCTACAAGTTCGTCTGCGCCGAAGGCACCGTCGCCGCCACGTCCTATGTGGACGTGTTCAGAAAATGGCTGATGAAGGAAATCTCCGAAATCCAGGGGCGCAGCACAAGCGCCTGA
- a CDS encoding transporter substrate-binding domain-containing protein: MKSLFRISALTVAMTMAGLVPATAETLRMGTEGAYAPFNSVSENGAIEGFDVDIGNAICAQMKVECEWSVHDWGGIIPALNARKFDVMVASMAITPARQKAVSFTDPYYYNAMRFVKLKDVALTDARPETLKGLTIGAQQGAVSAKVLDDWFPDSDIKLFPKLGEALMDLESGRIDLVLSSQFAIGDWMDDGVECCEFVGESFLMDGTVGAGIAFRKDDDALRARVNEALRTIIDNGTYDEIRKTYFDFDIMSKPVYVSELFNR, from the coding sequence ATGAAATCGCTCTTCAGGATCTCGGCGCTCACGGTCGCCATGACGATGGCGGGTCTTGTCCCGGCAACGGCCGAGACGCTCAGGATGGGAACCGAGGGCGCTTACGCTCCGTTCAACTCCGTATCCGAAAACGGAGCGATCGAGGGCTTCGACGTGGATATCGGCAACGCCATCTGCGCGCAGATGAAGGTCGAGTGCGAGTGGAGCGTCCATGACTGGGGCGGCATCATTCCCGCGCTCAACGCCAGGAAATTCGATGTCATGGTGGCGTCGATGGCAATCACGCCCGCGCGCCAGAAGGCGGTCAGTTTCACCGATCCCTATTATTACAACGCCATGCGCTTCGTGAAGCTCAAGGACGTCGCGCTCACGGACGCCAGGCCGGAAACGCTCAAGGGGCTGACCATCGGCGCGCAACAGGGCGCCGTCTCGGCGAAGGTGCTGGACGACTGGTTCCCCGACAGCGACATCAAGCTCTTTCCCAAGCTCGGCGAAGCGTTGATGGACCTGGAAAGCGGCCGCATCGATCTGGTCCTGTCGAGCCAGTTCGCCATCGGCGACTGGATGGACGACGGCGTGGAGTGTTGCGAGTTCGTCGGCGAAAGCTTCCTGATGGACGGCACCGTCGGCGCCGGCATCGCCTTCCGCAAGGACGATGACGCCTTGCGGGCCCGGGTCAACGAGGCGCTCAGGACGATCATCGACAACGGCACCTACGACGAGATCC